A region from the Hyalangium minutum genome encodes:
- a CDS encoding DUF350 domain-containing protein codes for MLLLGVVVSWQGLLASVIYSLIGLAVFVAGFYVIRFILPYDVHKEIEVDQNTALGIVIGSFILGLAIIIAAAISG; via the coding sequence ATGTTGCTACTTGGTGTGGTGGTGAGCTGGCAGGGCCTTCTGGCAAGCGTCATCTATTCGCTCATCGGTCTGGCCGTGTTTGTCGCGGGCTTCTACGTCATCCGCTTCATCCTTCCCTACGACGTGCACAAGGAGATCGAGGTCGACCAGAACACGGCTCTGGGCATCGTCATCGGCTCCTTCATCCTCGGTCTGGCCATCATCATCGCGGCGGCCATCTCCGGATGA
- a CDS encoding DUF4178 domain-containing protein — MTQGQCPSCGAPVEFTAGTAQVVVCSYCQTVVAKKGVNLEAHGRIAAIVDTDSPLRLGLEGRYGKTGYRLVGHLQKDHGAGPWDEWYVEFDDGRSGWLSESEGAFHLMFDAGLEEGIKLDDAYPGQRLNLRNRPFVVEERGHARITAAAGQLPSDVDPTEDHYYVDATGPKGMFASLDFGPRGQDPEVFLGQRLKLEQLGIPSDQLRPRTKKVSLQQARCPQCNGALELRAPDQTKRVACPFCGALLDASQGKLAFLQLLEKPEHAPLIPLGTKGQLDGTEWICIGFVVRSCTVDGTRYPWEEYLLFHKARGFTWLMQSNGHWVYLKPIDAGDVSLVPGVAAHYEGRRYKAFQSVTAVTETVLGEFYWEVRSGEMAQAVEYVAPPYSVNEDATSNEVTYTHGEYLAPSVIQEAFKLKEPLPPPQGVAPSQPNPHKSAPTWKWSAIWATALIAVYLFLNVLAANEGVLDMTVTLPPDAMSGQPSAIHFSEPFQVHKRGNVKADVSAPVSNDWIGIQGDLVNQDTGEVTSFYQEISYYYGSDSDGSWTEGDTSGSEYLSSVDPGTYVLRTTAAFGSTASPGGAGRSFRVQLTSDTPRGSWFFCALVMLLIGPLFAFIRSSSFESTRWAESNLSSSSS; from the coding sequence GTGACGCAAGGGCAATGCCCCTCGTGTGGCGCTCCGGTCGAGTTTACCGCGGGCACGGCGCAGGTCGTCGTCTGCAGCTACTGCCAGACGGTGGTGGCCAAGAAGGGCGTGAACCTCGAGGCGCACGGGAGGATCGCCGCCATCGTGGACACGGACTCGCCGCTGCGGCTGGGGCTCGAGGGCCGCTACGGCAAGACGGGCTACCGGCTGGTGGGCCACCTCCAGAAGGACCACGGCGCGGGCCCGTGGGACGAGTGGTACGTGGAGTTCGACGACGGCCGCAGCGGCTGGCTCAGCGAGTCCGAGGGCGCCTTCCACCTCATGTTCGATGCGGGCCTGGAGGAGGGCATCAAGCTGGACGACGCCTACCCCGGCCAGCGCCTGAACCTGCGCAACCGCCCCTTCGTGGTGGAGGAGCGCGGGCACGCGCGCATCACGGCCGCCGCGGGCCAACTGCCCAGCGACGTGGACCCTACCGAGGACCACTATTATGTGGATGCGACGGGCCCCAAGGGCATGTTCGCGTCGCTGGACTTCGGCCCGCGCGGGCAGGATCCAGAGGTATTCCTCGGCCAGCGGCTGAAGCTGGAGCAGCTCGGCATCCCGTCGGACCAGCTGCGTCCCCGGACGAAGAAGGTCTCGCTGCAGCAGGCGCGGTGCCCTCAGTGCAACGGCGCGCTGGAGCTGCGAGCGCCGGATCAGACGAAGCGCGTGGCGTGCCCCTTCTGCGGCGCGCTGCTGGACGCCAGCCAGGGCAAGCTGGCCTTCCTCCAGCTGCTGGAGAAGCCGGAGCACGCGCCCCTGATTCCGCTGGGCACCAAGGGCCAGCTGGATGGGACGGAGTGGATCTGCATCGGCTTCGTGGTGCGCTCGTGCACAGTGGATGGCACGCGCTACCCGTGGGAGGAGTACCTGCTCTTCCACAAGGCGCGCGGCTTCACCTGGCTGATGCAGTCGAACGGGCACTGGGTGTACCTCAAGCCCATCGACGCGGGTGACGTGTCCCTGGTGCCGGGCGTGGCCGCGCACTACGAGGGCCGGCGCTACAAGGCCTTCCAGTCGGTGACGGCCGTCACGGAGACGGTGCTCGGCGAGTTCTACTGGGAGGTGCGCTCGGGCGAGATGGCGCAGGCCGTCGAGTACGTGGCGCCGCCGTACTCGGTGAACGAGGACGCCACGAGCAACGAAGTCACGTACACCCACGGCGAGTATCTGGCGCCCTCGGTCATCCAAGAGGCCTTCAAGCTCAAGGAGCCGCTGCCGCCGCCCCAGGGCGTGGCGCCCAGCCAGCCCAACCCGCACAAGTCCGCGCCCACGTGGAAGTGGTCGGCCATCTGGGCCACGGCGCTCATCGCTGTCTACCTGTTCCTCAACGTCCTGGCGGCCAACGAGGGCGTGTTGGACATGACGGTGACGCTGCCGCCGGACGCGATGTCCGGCCAGCCCAGCGCCATCCACTTCAGCGAGCCCTTCCAGGTCCACAAGCGCGGCAACGTGAAGGCGGACGTGTCCGCCCCGGTGAGCAACGACTGGATTGGTATCCAGGGAGACTTGGTGAACCAGGACACCGGCGAGGTGACGAGCTTCTACCAGGAGATCAGCTACTACTACGGCTCGGACTCGGACGGCTCGTGGACCGAGGGCGACACGAGTGGCTCGGAGTATCTGTCCTCGGTGGATCCGGGCACATACGTGCTGCGGACGACGGCGGCCTTCGGGAGCACGGCGTCGCCTGGGGGCGCGGGCCGCTCGTTCCGGGTGCAGCTCACCAGCGACACGCCGCGTGGCTCGTGGTTCTTCTGTGCGTTGGTCATGTTGCTGATTGGGCCGCTGTTCGCGTTCATCCGCTCTTCGAGCTTCGAGTCCACGCGGTGGGCGGAGAGCAACTTGTCGTCATCGAGTTCATGA
- the speD gene encoding adenosylmethionine decarboxylase → MIESGQSGEDSTLTTGQEWLVDASGCTPERLKDRAALAGLFEELIVLLELKVVGQPQWHVFPEPGGVTGLALLSESHLTIHTFPEHGFAALNLYSCRVRPRPDFEALVARHLGARGCEVRELPRGVKA, encoded by the coding sequence GTGATAGAAAGTGGTCAGTCTGGGGAGGATTCCACGCTGACCACGGGACAGGAATGGCTGGTGGATGCCAGCGGCTGCACGCCGGAGAGGCTCAAGGACCGGGCTGCCCTCGCCGGGCTCTTCGAGGAACTCATCGTCCTCCTGGAGCTCAAGGTGGTGGGCCAGCCGCAGTGGCACGTGTTCCCGGAGCCGGGAGGCGTCACCGGGCTGGCGCTGCTGTCCGAGAGCCACCTGACCATTCACACCTTCCCCGAGCACGGCTTTGCGGCACTCAACCTGTACAGCTGCCGCGTCCGCCCGCGCCCGGACTTCGAGGCGTTGGTGGCCCGTCACCTGGGCGCGCGGGGTTGCGAGGTACGTGAGCTGCCGAGGGGGGTGAAGGCGTGA
- a CDS encoding lipase-like protein produces the protein MPPPDRRPEFPASPLPPPEPAATPAPGSGAIDRMVRSLRGLPPAQPWWGTGCAGQAGWFRAESAPTTEATPRFQQLYARARLGEAVLPGDATRHLYLLVKGLLGDEMFGYLEPNQVQLERRGLETRAVQVDTEGSLADNIEVVRHALEDAAFFGRSVVLVGHSKGAVESVSTLALYPELRKHVRAVVAMQAPYGGSPIAHDLTTSPELRRMLDIAFPLFFYGVSRSVDDLAYPARMEFVRRHPYAGEVPTVSLATSRYSRRSLLWPVARYMFERYQLPNDGLVAQVDAEIPGSRLVRLNDMDHAEAALVGLPGFANHHPGNITEALIALALES, from the coding sequence ATGCCGCCCCCGGATCGCCGCCCCGAGTTCCCTGCCTCTCCCCTCCCCCCTCCCGAGCCCGCGGCCACCCCGGCCCCGGGTTCTGGAGCCATCGACCGGATGGTGCGCTCGCTGCGCGGCCTGCCTCCGGCGCAGCCCTGGTGGGGCACCGGGTGCGCGGGCCAGGCGGGCTGGTTCCGGGCGGAGTCGGCGCCCACCACCGAGGCCACCCCCCGCTTCCAGCAGCTCTACGCACGGGCGCGCCTGGGCGAGGCCGTGCTGCCGGGCGACGCGACGCGCCACCTGTATCTGCTGGTGAAGGGACTGCTCGGGGACGAGATGTTCGGCTACCTGGAGCCCAACCAGGTCCAGCTGGAGCGGCGCGGGCTGGAGACGCGCGCGGTGCAGGTGGATACCGAGGGCTCGCTCGCGGACAACATCGAGGTGGTGCGTCACGCGCTGGAGGACGCGGCCTTCTTCGGGCGCTCGGTGGTGCTGGTGGGCCACAGCAAAGGCGCGGTGGAGAGCGTGTCCACGCTGGCGCTCTACCCGGAGTTGCGGAAGCACGTACGCGCGGTGGTGGCCATGCAGGCGCCGTACGGAGGCTCGCCCATCGCGCACGATCTGACGACCTCGCCCGAGCTGCGCCGCATGCTGGACATCGCCTTTCCGCTGTTCTTCTACGGGGTGTCCCGCTCGGTGGATGACCTGGCCTACCCGGCCCGCATGGAGTTCGTGCGGCGCCACCCGTACGCTGGCGAGGTCCCCACCGTGTCGCTGGCCACCTCACGCTACTCGCGGCGCTCGCTGCTGTGGCCCGTGGCCCGCTACATGTTCGAGCGCTACCAGCTGCCCAATGACGGGTTGGTGGCTCAGGTGGATGCGGAGATCCCCGGCTCGCGGCTGGTGCGCCTGAACGACATGGACCACGCCGAGGCCGCGCTCGTGGGATTGCCGGGCTTCGCCAACCACCACCCGGGCAACATCACCGAGGCCCTGATAGCGCTCGCGCTGGAGTCCTGA
- a CDS encoding peptidylprolyl isomerase encodes MRTRILTTGLLLLALTACTKDKEKEATPAKPPEAAAVKPPEPPAAKPPEPSAAAKPPEATPAATPPAPEAAKTAWQKAALEGKDLYATLDTSEGTIIVKLFAKDAPKTVANFVGLAAGEKEWKDPSTLQPTTKPLYDGTVFHRVIPNFMIQGGDPLGQGVGGPGYSFEDEFQGGRTFSKPGILAMANRGPNTNGSQFFITVANTEWLNNRHTIFGEVVKGYDVVEKIAKVPTAGANKPLTPVVIKKVTISDKQP; translated from the coding sequence ATGCGCACTCGAATCCTGACCACTGGACTGTTGCTGCTCGCTCTCACCGCTTGCACCAAGGACAAGGAGAAGGAAGCCACTCCGGCCAAGCCGCCCGAGGCCGCCGCCGTCAAGCCTCCGGAGCCCCCCGCCGCCAAGCCTCCGGAGCCTTCTGCCGCCGCCAAGCCTCCCGAGGCCACTCCGGCGGCCACGCCTCCCGCCCCCGAGGCCGCGAAGACGGCCTGGCAGAAGGCCGCGCTGGAGGGCAAGGACCTCTACGCCACGCTCGACACGAGCGAAGGCACTATCATCGTGAAGCTCTTCGCCAAGGACGCACCGAAGACGGTGGCCAACTTCGTGGGCCTGGCCGCGGGTGAGAAGGAGTGGAAGGACCCCTCCACGCTGCAGCCGACGACGAAGCCGCTGTACGACGGGACGGTCTTCCACCGCGTCATCCCCAACTTCATGATTCAGGGCGGCGATCCGCTGGGCCAGGGCGTCGGCGGCCCCGGCTACAGCTTCGAGGACGAGTTCCAGGGCGGCCGCACGTTCAGCAAGCCCGGCATCCTGGCCATGGCCAACCGCGGCCCGAACACCAACGGCAGCCAGTTCTTCATCACCGTGGCCAACACCGAGTGGCTCAACAACCGCCACACCATCTTCGGCGAGGTGGTGAAGGGCTATGACGTGGTGGAGAAGATCGCCAAGGTGCCGACGGCGGGCGCCAACAAGCCGCTGACGCCCGTGGTCATCAAGAAGGTCACCATCAGCGACAAGCAGCCGTAG
- a CDS encoding alpha/beta hydrolase, protein MRGVSTRLGELDCKVIDGLPPGSPPELAVILCHGYGAPATDLVPVAAELMTLRPELAQRTRFVLPGAPLPLMELGMPSSRAWFPIPLELFTGQFDWDKYSREEPEGLRAARRAMMSTVSAVAAATNLPYGRIVLGGFSQGGMVATDVALRLEEPPAGLCILSGTLIVRDEWKARAEARKGLPVFQGHGRYDDLLPIQTAERLRDLLTEAGLDVEFLPFDGPHTLMPEELERMADFLMKRLEAR, encoded by the coding sequence ATGCGAGGAGTCTCCACCCGCCTGGGCGAGCTGGACTGCAAGGTCATCGACGGCCTGCCTCCGGGGAGCCCCCCGGAGCTGGCCGTCATCCTGTGCCACGGCTACGGCGCCCCTGCCACGGACCTGGTGCCCGTGGCGGCGGAGCTGATGACGCTGCGTCCCGAGCTGGCGCAGCGCACGCGCTTCGTGCTGCCCGGGGCGCCGCTGCCCTTGATGGAGCTGGGCATGCCCTCCAGCCGGGCCTGGTTCCCCATCCCCCTGGAGCTCTTCACGGGGCAGTTCGACTGGGACAAGTACTCGCGCGAGGAGCCCGAGGGACTCCGGGCTGCGCGCCGCGCGATGATGAGCACCGTCTCCGCGGTGGCGGCGGCGACGAACCTCCCCTACGGCCGCATCGTGTTGGGAGGTTTCAGCCAGGGCGGCATGGTGGCGACGGATGTCGCGCTGCGGCTGGAGGAGCCTCCCGCGGGCCTGTGCATCCTCTCAGGCACGCTCATCGTCCGGGACGAGTGGAAGGCCCGAGCGGAGGCTCGCAAGGGGCTGCCCGTCTTCCAGGGCCACGGCCGGTACGATGATCTCCTCCCCATCCAGACCGCCGAGCGCCTGCGCGACCTCCTGACAGAGGCCGGCCTGGACGTGGAGTTCCTACCTTTTGATGGGCCCCACACCCTCATGCCCGAGGAGCTCGAGCGGATGGCGGACTTCCTCATGAAGCGGCTGGAGGCCCGATGA
- a CDS encoding secondary thiamine-phosphate synthase enzyme YjbQ, whose protein sequence is MYHARDLTVSTRGRGFHDITSEVQRAIQDSGVRQGLCTVFLHHTSASLILCENADPDVRRDLEAFFARLVKDGDSLFQHDAEGPDDMPAHVRTVLTQNSLSIPIQNGAADLGTWQGLYVWEHRTSPHRRRVTVSVLG, encoded by the coding sequence GTGTACCACGCACGGGATTTAACCGTGTCCACCCGGGGGCGAGGGTTCCACGACATCACCTCCGAGGTGCAGCGCGCCATTCAGGACAGCGGCGTGCGCCAGGGCCTGTGCACGGTGTTCCTGCACCACACCAGCGCCTCGCTCATCCTCTGCGAGAACGCGGACCCGGACGTGCGCCGGGACCTCGAGGCCTTCTTCGCCCGGCTCGTGAAGGATGGGGACTCCCTGTTCCAGCACGACGCCGAGGGCCCGGACGACATGCCGGCGCATGTGCGCACCGTGCTGACGCAGAACTCGCTGTCCATCCCCATCCAGAATGGAGCGGCGGACCTGGGCACGTGGCAGGGCCTCTACGTGTGGGAGCACCGGACCTCGCCGCACCGGCGCCGCGTCACCGTCTCCGTGCTGGGCTGA